A genome region from Neisseria meningitidis includes the following:
- a CDS encoding PHP domain-containing protein, whose translation MIDLHCHSTVSDGMLSPAEVVRLAHQNGCTLLALTDHDHTGGIAEARAEADRLGLRLINGVEISVTWRGRTIHVVGLDFDEQDENLQNLLAQVRQGRLKRLEAIAAKLEKRGISGAYDGALALAANKEMVSRTHVAEFLIRVGHVKNKQQAFTKYLGDGKSCAVRHEWATLEDCVSAVNGAGGLAVIAHPMRYDLSATAKRNLFEEFKNLGGAGIEVHSGNCCKNDRLNYALLAERFGMLASAGSDFHRLNDFSGGILGACPELPENCRPVWAHFSRY comes from the coding sequence ATGATAGACCTGCACTGCCATTCCACCGTTTCCGACGGTATGCTCTCCCCCGCCGAAGTTGTGCGCCTCGCGCATCAAAACGGCTGCACGCTGCTGGCGTTGACCGACCACGACCACACCGGCGGCATCGCCGAAGCGCGTGCCGAAGCCGACAGGCTCGGTTTGCGCCTGATTAACGGCGTGGAAATCTCCGTAACGTGGCGCGGGCGTACCATACACGTTGTCGGCTTAGACTTTGACGAACAAGACGAAAACCTGCAAAACCTGTTGGCGCAAGTGCGGCAAGGCCGTCTGAAACGCCTCGAAGCCATCGCCGCCAAGCTGGAAAAACGCGGCATTTCGGGCGCATACGACGGCGCGCTCGCGCTGGCGGCAAACAAAGAAATGGTCAGCCGCACACACGTCGCCGAGTTCCTCATTCGGGTGGGACACGTCAAAAACAAGCAGCAGGCGTTCACCAAATACTTGGGCGACGGCAAATCCTGCGCCGTCCGCCACGAATGGGCGACGCTGGAAGACTGCGTCTCCGCCGTCAACGGCGCGGGCGGGTTGGCGGTCATCGCCCATCCGATGCGTTATGATTTGTCCGCCACCGCCAAGCGCAATCTGTTTGAAGAATTTAAAAACCTCGGCGGCGCAGGCATCGAAGTCCACAGCGGCAACTGCTGCAAAAACGACCGCCTCAACTACGCGCTTTTGGCAGAACGCTTCGGTATGCTCGCCAGCGCGGGCAGCGACTTCCACCGTTTAAACGACTTTAGCGGCGGCATTCTCGGCGCGTGTCCCGAACTGCCGGAAAACTGCAGGCCGGTGTGGGCGCATTTTTCCCGATATTGA
- a CDS encoding oxidoreductase-like domain-containing protein, which yields MDTTLKYKAEALLGEPLLEEPVRPELWECCGSDCGEACIQTIYWADKARYDAQRRKLKEAGWAEDENAV from the coding sequence ATGGATACGACCCTGAAGTATAAAGCCGAAGCCCTTTTGGGCGAGCCGCTTTTAGAAGAACCCGTCCGCCCTGAGTTGTGGGAATGCTGCGGCAGCGACTGCGGCGAGGCGTGCATTCAGACGATTTACTGGGCGGATAAGGCACGCTACGACGCGCAACGGCGGAAGTTGAAAGAAGCGGGTTGGGCGGAAGACGAAAATGCCGTCTGA
- a CDS encoding RNA-binding S4 domain-containing protein yields MEATVYLEDNEYIALCDLLKLAGLAESGGQAKAFIAEGLVLRNGETETRKTAKIRGGEVIEFDGARLEIADGYDPEV; encoded by the coding sequence ATGGAAGCCACCGTCTATCTCGAAGACAACGAATACATCGCCCTGTGCGACCTCTTGAAATTGGCCGGACTTGCCGAAAGCGGCGGACAGGCAAAAGCATTTATCGCCGAAGGGCTGGTGTTGCGCAACGGCGAAACCGAAACCCGTAAAACCGCCAAAATACGCGGCGGCGAAGTCATCGAGTTTGACGGCGCGCGCTTGGAAATCGCCGATGGATACGACCCTGAAGTATAA
- the dnaE gene encoding DNA polymerase III subunit alpha: MTEPTYIPLRLHTEFSITDGMVRIKKLIAKAQEYGLPALGISDLMNEFGLVKFYKTCRGAGIKPIGAADVWIGNPNAPDKPFRAMLIIRNDAGYLRLSELLTAAYVGKDRNIHHAELNPEWLENGDNSGLICLSGAHYGEVGVNLLNGNEDAARAAALKYAAWFPDAFYLELQRLPERPEWEACVSGSVKLAEELGLPVVATHPTQFMSRDDFNAHEARVCIAGGWVLTDKKRPRDFTPGQFFIPPETMAERFADLPEALENTVEIAKRCNLHITLGKNFLPLFPTPDGLSLDDYLIKLSNEGLQERMVQLYPDEAERAEKMPEYQERLDFELNIIIQMKFPGYFLIVQDFINWAKTHGCPVGPGRGSGAGSLVAYSLKITDLDPLKYALLFERFLNPERVSMPDFDVDFCQANRGRVIEYVREKYGAEAVSQIVTFGTMSSKAVIRDVGRVLELPFMLCDKLSKLIPLEANKPLGLDDAMKAEPQIQELIEAEEADELITLAKKLEDLTRGLGMHAGGVLIAPGKISDYSPVYQADESASPVSMYDKGDVEDVGLVKFDFLGLRNLTIIEMAQNNIKNTTGDIVDVGKIPLDDQAAYQIFRDANTTAVFQFESTGMKKMLKTAHTTKFEELIAFVSLYRPGPMDNIPDFVARMKGQEFQYIHPLLEGILAPTYGIMVYQEQVMQAAQIIGGYSLGGADLLRRAMGKKKPEEMVKHREIFAEGAAKQGISREKSDEIFNYMEKFAGYGFNKSHAAAYALISYQTAWLKAHYPAEFMAATMSSELDNTDQLKHFYDDCRANGIEFLPPDINESDYRFTPYPNMKIRYALGAIKGTGEAAVESIIAARQSGGKFTGLLDFCERVGKEHMNRRTLEALIRGGAFDSIEPNRAMLLANIDLAMDNADQKAANANQGGLFDMMEDAIEPVRLIDLPRWSESEKLAEEKTVIGFYLSGHPFGPYAQEVRQIAPTKLDRLKPQDSVRLAGFVTAVRTMMGKRGKIAFVSLEDLSGQVEIMVGGQTLENCADCLKADQVLIIESKVSRDDYGGGDGLRILANQVMTLQTARERYARSLSLALAPHHDIGGLVQLLAAHQLPDTPRIPLQLSYANEKASGRLQVPPKWTVTPSSALFGELETLLGSRSVRVNW; this comes from the coding sequence ATGACCGAGCCGACCTACATCCCCCTGCGCCTGCATACCGAATTCTCGATTACCGACGGTATGGTGCGGATTAAAAAACTGATTGCCAAAGCGCAGGAATACGGTTTGCCTGCTTTGGGCATCAGCGATTTGATGAACGAATTCGGTTTGGTGAAATTCTATAAAACCTGCCGCGGCGCAGGGATTAAACCCATCGGCGCGGCGGACGTGTGGATAGGCAATCCGAATGCGCCCGACAAGCCGTTCCGCGCCATGCTGATTATCCGCAACGATGCGGGCTATCTGCGCTTGAGCGAGCTTCTGACGGCGGCTTATGTCGGCAAAGACCGCAATATCCATCATGCGGAACTCAATCCCGAATGGCTGGAAAACGGCGACAACAGCGGCTTGATTTGTTTAAGCGGCGCGCATTACGGCGAAGTGGGCGTGAATCTCTTGAACGGCAATGAAGACGCGGCGCGTGCGGCGGCGTTGAAATATGCGGCATGGTTTCCCGATGCGTTTTATTTAGAGCTGCAACGCCTGCCCGAACGCCCCGAATGGGAGGCTTGCGTTTCCGGCAGCGTGAAGCTGGCGGAGGAACTGGGTTTGCCGGTGGTGGCGACCCACCCGACGCAGTTTATGAGCCGCGACGATTTCAACGCGCACGAGGCGCGGGTGTGTATCGCAGGCGGCTGGGTATTGACGGACAAAAAACGTCCGCGCGATTTCACGCCGGGCCAGTTTTTCATTCCGCCGGAAACCATGGCCGAACGTTTCGCCGATTTGCCTGAAGCCTTGGAAAACACGGTAGAAATTGCCAAACGCTGCAACCTGCACATCACATTGGGCAAAAACTTCCTGCCCCTTTTCCCCACGCCCGACGGTTTATCACTCGATGACTATCTCATCAAACTCTCCAACGAGGGTTTGCAGGAACGCATGGTTCAGCTTTATCCCGACGAAGCGGAACGCGCAGAAAAAATGCCGGAATATCAGGAACGTTTGGATTTTGAGCTGAACATCATCATCCAGATGAAATTTCCCGGCTATTTCCTTATCGTACAAGACTTTATCAACTGGGCAAAAACGCACGGCTGTCCGGTGGGGCCGGGGCGCGGTTCGGGCGCAGGCTCGCTGGTGGCGTATTCATTGAAGATTACCGACCTTGATCCGCTCAAATACGCGCTGCTGTTTGAACGTTTCTTAAACCCCGAACGCGTCTCCATGCCCGACTTCGACGTTGACTTCTGTCAGGCAAACCGCGGCCGCGTGATTGAGTATGTGCGCGAAAAATACGGCGCGGAGGCGGTCAGCCAGATTGTTACCTTCGGCACGATGTCGTCTAAAGCGGTCATCCGCGACGTGGGGCGCGTGTTAGAGCTGCCGTTTATGCTGTGCGACAAACTGTCCAAGCTGATTCCGTTGGAAGCCAACAAACCTCTGGGTTTGGACGACGCGATGAAGGCGGAGCCGCAGATTCAGGAATTAATCGAAGCGGAAGAAGCGGACGAACTCATTACGCTGGCGAAAAAGCTGGAAGATTTGACGCGCGGTCTGGGTATGCACGCGGGCGGCGTGTTGATTGCGCCGGGCAAGATTTCCGATTACAGCCCCGTGTATCAGGCGGATGAATCCGCCTCTCCCGTATCCATGTACGACAAGGGCGACGTGGAAGACGTGGGTTTGGTGAAATTCGACTTTTTAGGTCTGCGTAACCTGACCATTATCGAAATGGCGCAGAACAACATCAAAAACACCACCGGCGATATCGTCGATGTCGGCAAAATTCCGCTCGACGACCAAGCCGCCTACCAAATCTTCCGAGATGCGAACACCACCGCCGTGTTCCAGTTCGAGTCGACCGGCATGAAAAAAATGCTGAAAACGGCGCATACGACCAAGTTTGAAGAACTGATTGCCTTCGTATCGCTCTACCGCCCCGGCCCGATGGACAACATCCCCGACTTCGTCGCGCGCATGAAAGGCCAGGAATTCCAATACATCCATCCGCTGCTCGAAGGCATCCTCGCGCCGACCTACGGCATTATGGTGTATCAGGAACAAGTGATGCAGGCGGCGCAGATTATCGGCGGCTACTCGCTCGGCGGCGCGGACTTGCTGCGCCGCGCGATGGGTAAGAAAAAGCCCGAAGAAATGGTGAAACACCGCGAAATCTTCGCCGAAGGCGCGGCGAAACAAGGCATTTCGCGCGAAAAATCCGACGAAATCTTCAACTACATGGAAAAATTCGCCGGCTACGGTTTCAACAAATCCCACGCCGCCGCCTACGCCCTGATTTCCTACCAGACCGCATGGCTCAAGGCGCACTACCCCGCCGAATTTATGGCGGCGACGATGTCGTCCGAATTGGACAACACCGACCAGCTCAAGCATTTCTACGACGACTGCCGCGCCAACGGCATCGAGTTCCTGCCGCCCGACATCAACGAATCCGACTACCGCTTCACGCCGTATCCGAACATGAAAATCCGCTACGCACTCGGCGCGATTAAAGGCACGGGCGAAGCCGCCGTCGAATCCATCATCGCCGCGCGGCAAAGCGGCGGCAAGTTTACCGGCCTCTTGGACTTCTGCGAGCGCGTCGGCAAAGAACACATGAACCGCCGCACCCTCGAGGCCCTGATACGCGGCGGCGCGTTCGACAGCATCGAACCCAACCGCGCCATGCTCTTGGCGAACATCGACCTCGCTATGGACAACGCCGACCAAAAAGCCGCCAACGCCAATCAGGGCGGACTTTTCGATATGATGGAAGACGCCATCGAACCGGTGCGGCTCATCGACCTGCCGAGGTGGAGCGAATCGGAAAAACTCGCCGAAGAAAAAACCGTCATCGGCTTTTACCTGTCCGGTCACCCGTTCGGCCCGTATGCCCAAGAAGTCCGCCAAATCGCACCGACCAAATTAGACCGTCTGAAGCCGCAAGACAGCGTGCGCCTCGCCGGATTCGTTACCGCCGTGCGTACGATGATGGGCAAGCGCGGCAAAATCGCCTTCGTCAGCCTTGAAGATTTGAGCGGACAGGTTGAAATCATGGTCGGCGGTCAGACGTTGGAAAACTGCGCCGACTGCCTCAAAGCTGACCAAGTGCTGATTATCGAATCCAAAGTCAGCCGCGACGACTACGGCGGCGGCGACGGGCTGCGTATTCTGGCAAACCAAGTCATGACCCTGCAAACGGCGCGCGAACGCTACGCCCGCAGCCTCAGCCTCGCCCTCGCCCCGCATCACGACATCGGCGGACTGGTACAACTGCTTGCCGCCCACCAACTGCCCGACACGCCGCGCATCCCGCTGCAACTGTCGTATGCCAACGAAAAAGCGTCGGGCAGGCTTCAAGTGCCGCCGAAATGGACGGTTACGCCGAGTTCCGCATTGTTCGGCGAACTGGAAACATTGCTCGGCAGCCGGTCGGTGCGCGTCAACTGGTAA